In Lentibacillus amyloliquefaciens, one DNA window encodes the following:
- the pdhA gene encoding pyruvate dehydrogenase (acetyl-transferring) E1 component subunit alpha, producing the protein MKDVLESIENQFEMFQVLNEKGEVVNEDWMPDLSDDDLKELMRRMVYTRVLDQRSIALNRQGRLGFYAPTAGQEASQLASHFALEEEDYILPAYRDVPQLIWHGLPLYQAFLFSRGHFHGNQFPEGVNGLSPQIIIGAQITQAAGVALGLKKRGKKAVAVTYTGDGGTSQGDFYEGINFAGAYGAPAIFFVQNNQFAISVPVEEQTNAKTLAQKGVAAGVESYLVDGMDVFAVYAATKRSRERAINGEGPTLIETMTYRYGPHTMAGDDPTRYRTEDMTNEWEKKDPLVRLRKYLEDKDLWSEDEENKTIENAKDDIKKAIKEADNYPKQKVTDLIDIMHDELPHNLQEQMEEYKEKESK; encoded by the coding sequence TTGAAAGACGTACTTGAAAGTATCGAGAATCAGTTCGAGATGTTCCAGGTTCTTAATGAAAAGGGTGAGGTAGTTAATGAAGACTGGATGCCTGATCTTTCAGATGATGATCTGAAAGAACTGATGCGCCGAATGGTTTATACAAGAGTGCTCGATCAACGCTCAATCGCATTGAACCGTCAAGGCCGATTAGGGTTTTATGCTCCTACAGCAGGCCAAGAGGCATCTCAGCTAGCAAGTCACTTTGCGCTTGAGGAGGAGGACTATATTCTTCCTGCATATCGTGATGTGCCACAGCTGATATGGCATGGCCTTCCACTGTATCAGGCTTTCCTTTTCTCCAGGGGACACTTTCATGGCAACCAGTTCCCTGAAGGTGTTAATGGCCTGAGCCCGCAAATAATTATCGGGGCACAGATTACGCAAGCGGCCGGTGTGGCATTAGGTCTTAAAAAACGCGGTAAAAAAGCTGTTGCTGTTACATACACCGGTGACGGCGGGACGTCCCAAGGCGATTTTTATGAAGGCATCAACTTTGCAGGTGCTTATGGTGCGCCGGCGATTTTCTTTGTGCAAAATAACCAGTTTGCTATTTCAGTTCCGGTTGAAGAGCAGACAAATGCAAAAACGCTTGCCCAAAAAGGGGTTGCTGCAGGTGTCGAAAGCTATCTCGTTGACGGCATGGATGTTTTCGCAGTTTATGCTGCGACAAAGAGGTCCCGCGAACGTGCTATTAACGGCGAGGGGCCGACATTGATTGAAACGATGACTTACCGTTATGGTCCGCATACCATGGCTGGTGATGACCCAACACGCTACCGGACTGAAGATATGACCAATGAATGGGAGAAAAAGGACCCGCTCGTTCGTCTCCGCAAATATCTTGAAGATAAAGACTTGTGGTCAGAGGATGAAGAAAATAAAACAATTGAAAACGCCAAAGATGATATTAAAAAAGCTATTAAAGAAGCAGATAATTATCCGAAACAAAAAGTGACCGACTTAATTGATATCATGCATGACGAACTTCCACACAACCTGCAGGAGCAAATGGAAGAATACAAAGAAAAGGAGTCGAAGTAA
- a CDS encoding alpha-ketoacid dehydrogenase subunit beta, producing the protein MAEKTMIQAITDAMHHELKNDENVLVFGEDVGQNGGVFRATEGLQDEFGEDRVFDTPLAESGIGGLSLGLALQGFRPVPEIQFIGFTYEAMDAINGQIARIRYRSGGTKPAPITIRTPFGGGVHTPELHADSLEGLIAQQPGIRVVVPSTPYDAKGLLISSIRNNDPVFFMEHMKLYRSFRAEVPDEAYTVDLDKADIKREGKDVTLIAYGAMVHTALKAAEELEKDNIETEVIDLRTISPVDIDTIVESVKKTNRVVMLQEAQRQAGVGAHVISEIQERAILHLEAPVLRVTAPDTVYPFSQAEEVWLPTHKDVIEKVNEVINF; encoded by the coding sequence ATGGCAGAAAAAACAATGATTCAGGCAATCACTGATGCAATGCACCATGAACTGAAAAATGATGAAAATGTGCTTGTATTCGGTGAAGATGTTGGACAAAATGGCGGCGTATTTCGTGCTACAGAAGGTTTGCAGGATGAATTTGGGGAAGACCGTGTATTTGATACGCCTCTTGCCGAATCAGGAATCGGCGGCCTTTCACTTGGCCTTGCACTGCAGGGATTCCGACCGGTACCCGAGATTCAGTTTATCGGCTTCACTTATGAAGCAATGGATGCGATTAACGGCCAGATAGCACGCATACGTTATCGTTCAGGCGGGACGAAGCCTGCACCTATTACGATTCGTACACCTTTTGGCGGTGGTGTTCATACGCCGGAGTTGCATGCAGACTCTCTGGAAGGACTCATCGCACAGCAACCGGGCATTCGAGTCGTTGTTCCATCAACACCATACGATGCCAAAGGACTTCTGATTTCCTCAATCCGCAATAATGATCCGGTCTTTTTCATGGAACATATGAAATTGTACCGTTCATTCCGTGCTGAAGTACCGGATGAAGCCTACACTGTCGATCTGGACAAGGCCGATATTAAACGTGAAGGCAAGGATGTCACACTTATTGCATATGGTGCCATGGTTCACACGGCACTAAAAGCAGCTGAAGAACTGGAAAAAGATAATATTGAAACGGAAGTGATTGACTTACGCACGATCTCTCCGGTGGATATTGATACAATTGTTGAGTCAGTGAAGAAAACAAACCGTGTTGTTATGCTGCAGGAAGCACAACGTCAGGCAGGCGTGGGTGCACATGTCATTTCTGAAATCCAGGAACGTGCAATCCTTCATTTGGAAGCGCCGGTGTTGCGTGTAACAGCGCCCGATACCGTTTATCCATTTTCACAGGCAGAGGAAGTGTGGCTGCCAACGCATAAAGATGTAATCGAAAAAGTGAATGAAGTCATTAACTTTTAA